One Methylorubrum extorquens genomic window, CGGGTGATCCTCGATGCAGCCCCAGTTGCGGCCGTAGAGCGCCGTGTCCCCGATGAAGTTGATGGCGCCCGCGATCGGCCGGCCCGCATTCTTGGCGATCACCAGCAGGATGCGCTCGGGCATGCGCGCGCCGATGAGCGAGAAGAAGGTCCGGTTGAGGTAGGGCCGGCCCCATTTGCGGGCGCCGGTGTCCTGATAGAACTCGTAGAAGGCGTCCCAATCGGCTTCCGTGATGTCGGCGCCGGTCTTGTGCTCGACCGTGATGCCCCGGCTCAGAGCCTCCCGCCGCTCGCGCTTGATCGCCTTGCGCTTGCGCGAGGCGAGCGCCCCGAGAAAATCGTCGAAGCCGGCATAGCCCTCGTTCTCCCAGTGGAACTGCTGGTCGATGCGGGTCAGCATCCCGAGGGCTTGCGCCTGCTCGGCCTCGCGCGCGCGGGTGAAGGTGATGTGGATCGAAGAGGCCTCGGTCTCGGCCCGCAGGGCACGCAGCCCCGCGACGAGGGCGGAGGCGGCGGTGTCGGGATCCTCCCCCGGCGCGATGAGGAAGCGCGGCCCCGTGACGGGCGTGAACGGCACGCTCACTTGCAGCTTCGGATAATAGCTGCCGCCGGCTCGCTCGTAGGCGTCGGCCCAGCCGTGGTCGAACACGTATTCGCCCTGGCTGTGGGACTTCAGATAGCAGGGCGCGGCGCCGACCAGCCGGCCCTCGCGCTCGACGCGGACATGCAGCGGCAGCCAGCCGGTGCGGCGGGAGACGCAGCCCGCCTCTTCCAGCGCCGAGAGGAAGGCGTGGCAGGTAAACGGGTTGAAGGTCTCGTCGCCCGCCCCGAGGGTCTCGG contains:
- a CDS encoding GNAT family N-acetyltransferase — protein: MTTPATANAPEPVLQVRAVPGMARFDAAEWDACATSPETLGAGDETFNPFTCHAFLSALEEAGCVSRRTGWLPLHVRVEREGRLVGAAPCYLKSHSQGEYVFDHGWADAYERAGGSYYPKLQVSVPFTPVTGPRFLIAPGEDPDTAASALVAGLRALRAETEASSIHITFTRAREAEQAQALGMLTRIDQQFHWENEGYAGFDDFLGALASRKRKAIKRERREALSRGITVEHKTGADITEADWDAFYEFYQDTGARKWGRPYLNRTFFSLIGARMPERILLVIAKNAGRPIAGAINFIGDTALYGRNWGCIEDHPFLHFEVCYYQAIDFAIARGLKRVEAGAQGEHKLARGYRPVPMHSAHDIADPALARAVADYLKRERSHVNAAMAEYETMSPFRRTCEDANE